Proteins encoded in a region of the Vanessa atalanta chromosome 23, ilVanAtal1.2, whole genome shotgun sequence genome:
- the LOC125073184 gene encoding melanotransferrin translates to MKMNSDYSCLFLTLVITLITSATANFFASESIANDNSYQPKVEGQDFITWCTTSIPEQKKCLKLANISVQDKGLFGQDYIEIQCKRAFDTEECMTWVDRGEASLLALDAGEVYVAGRFHSLVPIIQELYGRGEPYQYAVAVIKKGGLPDVQPGMGLHGLRGAKACFPGVGSLAGWVMPIHTLMREGGLKITDCNNHVKSAVEYFGESCAPNSLKDMYNPIGDNSDKLCKLCVGGAGVRCTLADPHAGYEGALRCLISNGTGDIAFVRDTTIQHTLLSHKILGGVTEDNFELICRDGSRMPVQEWEQCNWGRVPADAIVTSSAATVKQKKKYQNLLLKILELYGEPNPFNKISNRTLDYQPRDPYGNLLTTTEKSKYQYDTYRKENGDRQFDASNENISPFRQRLDPSGHPIESPFQLFQSEGTTDLLVQDATINFRILKEDQQAAQHILNNKLVGDQAEKAVVGIRDCPVKRATLCVTSDQEMDKCVKMRVALKAAFLSPTLVCWRAHSMRHCERAIAEGTSDFAMFDAADMLHAAYRHRLVPFMQEIYSSGDNWYYAVAVAKEQDPDTDLTYLRGKNTCHTGIGMAAGWVYPLAYLISNGWIRSYGCDGAHAAAQYFSKSCAPGALSSEYVDSGTVPHDNLCHLCHGASFRRCRRDASEDYYGHVGALRCMVEGGGDVAFVRHSAPAEVSGGRRREWWARDLLPDDLQLLCPDGTRAKMHEYKQCNLGKVPGSVLMGRANHTELDTYSNLMVYAQQLYGSTASDEFSFSMFLSQPPFADLIFSDAAVRLKPLPHAERSAEIIAGKALSRAARIVSCDAPQASYYIASDPDFLSKAYTTGVVGHVIAIALFVVAILR, encoded by the exons GTGCAAGACAAAGGCCTATTTGGTCAGgattatattgaaatacaatGTAAACGA GCATTTGACACAGAAGAGTGTATGACATGGGTAGATAGAGGTGAAGCATCCCTATTGGCGTTAGATGCAGGTGAAGTGTATGTTGCTGGTAGATTTCACTCCCTAGTGCCCATCATTCAAGAG ttatatggcAGAGGAGAACCTTACCAGTATGCTGTGGCAGTCATTAAAAAAGGAGGCCTACCAGATGTTCAGCCTGGCATGGGCCTACATGGCTTGCGAGGTGCTAAAGCTTGCTTTCCGGGTGTTGGATCACTAGCTGGATGGGTCATGCCAATACAcact ttgatGAGGGAAGGTGGCTTGAAGATAACTGACTGTAACAATCATGTGAAATCAGCGGTGGAATATTTTGGGGAATCATGTGCTCCTAATTCTTTGAAAGACATGTACAATCCTATTGGAGATAATTCTGATAA gttatgtaaGCTCTGTGTTGGTGGAGCAGGTGTACGGTGTACATTAGCCGACCCACATGCTGGTTATGAAGGTGCATTGAGGTGCTTGATCTCCAACGGCACTGGAGACATTGCATTTGTACGTGACACAACTATACAACATACATTGCTGTCTCATAAAAtattag GTGGTGTGACTGAAGACAATTTCGAGTTGATATGCAGAGATGGTTCCCGAATGCCAGTACAAGAGTGGGAACAATGTAACTGGGGTCGGGTTCCTGCTGACGCCATTGTCACCAGTAGTGCAGCAACAGTAAAGCAGaagaaaaa ATACCAAAACTTGTTGTTGAAGATATTGGAATTATATGGAGAACCAAATCCATTTAACAAGATATCCAACCGCACTCTGGATTACCAGCCTCGTGATCCATACGGTAACTTGTTAACAACCACTGAAAAGTCTAAATACCAATATGATACATATAGAAAAGAAAATGGAGACAGACAGTTTGATGCTTCAAATGAAAA CATATCGCCTTTTAGACAAAGATTAGATCCATCCGGACATCCCATTGAGTCACCGTTTCAACTGTTTCAGTCTGAGGGTACCACAGACTTGTTGGTACAg GACGCAACAATTAATTTCCGGATCCTCAAAGAAGACCAACAAGCAGCACAGcacatattaaataacaaattagtcGGAGATCAAGCAGAAAAAGCTGTAGTTGGCATACGGGACTGTCCCGTGAAGAGAGCTACACTGTGTGTCACTAGTGACCAAGAGATGGACAAATGTGTTAAAATGAGg GTTGCATTGAAAGCTGCTTTCCTGTCGCCCACGCTGGTGTGCTGGCGCGCGCACAGCATGCGGCACTGCGAGCGCGCCATCGCGGAGGGCACGAGCGACTTCGCGATGTTCGATGCGGCCGACATGCTGCACGCCGCCTACAGGCACCGCCTCGTGCCCTTCATGCAGGAG ATCTATTCGAGCGGGGACAACTGGTACTACGCGGTCGCGGTCGCAAAGGAGCAAGATCCGGACACTGACCTGACATATTTACGCGGCAAGAACACTTGCCACACCGGTATCGGAATGGCCGCTGGATGGGTCTATCCTTTGGCCTATCTCATATCGAACGGATGGATTCG TTCATATGGCTGTGACGGCGCACACGCGGCCGCTCAGTACTTTAGCAAATCCTGCGCTCCCGGCGCTTTGAGCAGCGAGTACGTGGATTCTGGAACCGTACCTCATGACAATTTGTGCCATCTATGCCACGGAGCTTCTTTCCG TCGGTGCCGTCGCGACGCCAGCGAGGACTACTACGGGCACGTGGGCGCGCTGCGCTGCATGGTGGAGGGGGGCGGCGACGTGGCCTTCGTGCGGCACAGCGCGCCCGCCGAGGTGTCGGGCGGCCGGCGCCGCGAGTGGTGGGCCAGGGACCTGCTGCCCGACGACCTGCAGCTGCTGTGTCCTGACG GAACTCGTGCGAAAATGCACGAATATAAACAATGCAACCTCGGCAAGGTACCTGGATCAGTGTTGATGGGTAGAGCCAATCACACCGAGCTCGACACCTACTCTAACCTCATGGTGTATGCACAGCAGCTATATGGATCAACTGCATCTGATGAGTTCag CTTTAGCATGTTCTTATCGCAACCTCCATTCGCGGACCTCATATTCAGCGACGCGGCCGTACGCCTTAAGCCGCTTCCACATGCCGAACGTTCGGCAGAAATCATAGCAGGCAAAGCTCTATCAAGAGCTGCTCGCATCGTCTCGTGTGACGCCCCACAAGCTTCTTACTACATAGCTTCAGATCCAGACTTTCTATCAAAGGCGTACACAACCGGAGTGGTCGGACACGTGATTGCGATAGCGCTATTTGTCGTCGCAATATTACGATAG
- the LOC125073067 gene encoding telomerase reverse transcriptase-like, producing the protein MNNPICFSQYFVNKQNVRSFNNVLNSKYLRSENDTAFLKNIFEDEELVSELSTEVKEILFEIRENVTSCSKQDFKNYLVIKDVEYSLRTIHKADVLTSCSNALVKVIPSQFFGNNHNNKIFNKCMKLIIYSMRNQFLYLGNCIVKSWDFSRFPWNTIIDTLSPKILCHILHWIFKIILSAIISLNFYVTTCKFDNDENKLHFFLKNQWQRFYDIRISNMIISKIISRFEPYCIGKKTKTKYNLQERLKLKMLKREIPKLHLVLKCNDDYRPIVRYKNESITTSDKYKIKERLHFLHILTGKSYAKIERHFSVLYKMWIKKNQPKLYFVKTDLSNAFGSISKEKLLKILCERHVEFQKKEKSLYTKKKFAQQYKEIVAELRKPLLIRSGSTIYEWKEGLVQGYKYSPALSELYYSYLDEIYFSEHLKKEDHDLKLFIRVVDDYLYITDSLEDAHLFLKALSNYRNVNFIKTFVNFQHPTIKFRQEITFLGYSYNTANMEVSRANTVFTGDMCYKISFSAAIGNLGKFLENRIGQSGIQINGHIFNFYHNNEELIWHHIFVTLCLSANKFCTILALYCDEKQMSQYLAIYKNRVTVKLCNSIIETLKRNQPSDFIFKYCINHFRYLSFKALLLCAQKTSKCNVLVPYVNVELARSNCIHGKWRDHSSRICKSGKSKMQAIREICKRADLKIIMKKFNDLPPGVQCFNHKKFYQ; encoded by the coding sequence ATGAATAATCCTATTTGTTTTTCTCAATACTTTGTGAATAAGCAAAATGTAAGgtcatttaataatgtattaaattcaaagtATCTAAGAAGCGAAAATGATACTgcatttcttaaaaatatattcgaagatGAAGAATTAGTAAGTGAATTATCTACTGAAGTTAAggaaatattgtttgaaataaggGAAAATGTTACAAGTTGCAGCaaacaagattttaaaaattatttagtaataaaagatGTTGAATATAGCTTGCGAACAATTCATAAGGCTGATGTTCTGACAAGTTGTAGTAATGCCTTGGTTAAGGTAATCCCTTCCCAATTTTTTGGGAACAATcacaacaacaaaatatttaacaagtgtatgaaacttataatatatagcatGAGAAATCAATTCTTATATTTAGGAAATTGTATTGTTAAAAGTTGGGATTTTTCTAGATTTCCCTGGAACACTATTATTGACACACTTTCTCCTAAAATACTTTGCCATATTTTGCActggatctttaaaattattttatctgcaATAATATctctaaatttttatgtaaccaCTTGTAAATTTGATAATGAtgaaaataaactacatttttttttaaagaatcagTGGCAaagattttatgatataaggatatcaaatatgattatttcaaaaattattagtaGATTTGAACCATATTGCATAGGCAAAaagacaaaaacaaaatacaatcttcaagaaagattaaaattgaaaatgttaaaaagagAGATACCCAAATTGCATTtggttttaaaatgtaatgatgATTACAGACCCATTGTTCGATACAAGAATGAATCAATTACTACAtcagacaaatataaaattaaagaaagatTGCATTTTCTACATATACTAACTGGTAAAAGTTATGCAAAAATAGAGCGGCATTTctcagttttatataaaatgtggaTTAAGAAAAATCAaccgaaattatattttgtcaaaaCAGATCTCAGTAATGCTTTTGGATCTATCAGTAAGGAAAAGCTTTTAAAGATTCTTTGCGAGCGGCATGTAGAATTTCAAAAGAAGGAAAAATCATTGTACACAAAAAAGAAATTTGCTCAACAATATAAAGAAATTGTAGCTGAGCTTAGAAAGCCACTATTAATCCGATCAGGTTCTACAATTTATGAGTGGAAAGAAGGTTTGGTGCAGGGATATAAATATTCTCCAGCATTATCTGAAttgtattattcatatttagatgaaatatatttttcagaacATCTCAAAAAGGAAGATCATGATCTTAAGTTATTTATACGAGTGGTTGATGATTATTTGTACATAACAGATTCTTTAGAAGATGCCCACTTGTTTTTAAAGGCCTTGTCTAATTATAGGAATGTgaactttataaaaacatttgttaattttcaaCATCCAACAATAAAATTTAGACAAGAAATAACTTTTCTTGGATACAGTTATAATACTGCTAATATGGAAGTAAGCAGAGCAAATACTGTGTTTACTGGTGACATGTGTTATAAAATTAGCTTTTCAGCAGCCATTGGGAATTTAGgtaaatttttagaaaatagGATAGGGCAATCGGGAATTCAAATTAATggtcacatttttaatttttatcacaaCAATGAAGAACTGATATGGCatcatatttttgtaacattgtGTCTGTCAGCTAATAAATTCTGCACAATATTAGCCCTTTATTGTGATGAGAAACAAATGTCACAATATTtagcaatttataaaaatagagtaACTGTTAAACTTTGTAATAGTATTATAGAGACTTTGAAGAGGAACCAACcatcagattttatttttaaatactgcaTCAATCATTTtcgttatttatcttttaaagctCTGCTTTTATGCGCGCAAAAGACATCAAAATGCAATGTCTTAGTCCCATATGTGAATGTTGAATTAGCCAGGAGTAATTGTATACACGGAAAATGGAGGGACCACTCCAGTAGAATTTGTAAAAGTGGTAAAAGTAAAATGCAAGCAATTAGAGAAATATGTAAAAGAGCAGATCTTaagataattatgaaaaaatttaaTGACTTGCCACCAGGTGTTCAATGTTTTAatcataagaaattttatcaatga
- the LOC125073068 gene encoding glycerate kinase produces MSKLIFYDLMQIFKSSVSAVLPENLIKKSLNYCPITQKLSIGCENYNLENKNVYVIGAGKAVQNMAIEVENILNSKIKQGIISIPVGSLKTKQSENNDIQYLEGAKDNLPDEKAIITTRKIKDLVSKLTHDDFLLVLISGGGSALLSLPKEPITLQEKTTLIKKLANSGADIKELNTVRKWISDIKGGQLAMHAQPAQIVTLILSDVVGDPIDMIASGPTVLHDDNPMDAINIIKNFKLYNDIPLSIKTLLEEKNHTKTFPNDKVKNIILGSNKLSIRAATSKAYELNYLPIELSNIVTGNVGDLVQEYVNLVKIFCDFRNGNDNINNLQSQLKALNIPGFNLNFAENTNEVSSIRTKDLCLILGGETTVKVNGSGLGGRNQQLALEFSKALSSSSNELKGHEIYFLSAGTDGIDGPTDAAGAIGHLNLISQCKEANIDVDMYINNNDSYIFYTKFNSGELHVVIGHTNTNVMDIHLIIIKKSM; encoded by the coding sequence atgtctaaacttattttttatgatttaatgcaGATATTCAAAAGTAGTGTATCAGCTGTTCTACCTGAAAATCTTATCAAAAAGTCTCTCAATTATTGTCCTATTACACAAAAGTTATCAATAGGTTGTGAAAATTATAacctagaaaataaaaatgtttatgtcaTTGGTGCAGGAAAGGCTGTACAAAACATGGCCATTGAagtggaaaatatattaaattctaaaattaaacaagGTATTATAAGTATTCCAGTAGGAAGCTTAAAAACTAAGCAATCAGAAAATAATGACATACAATATCTTGAAGGAGCTAAAGATAATTTGCCTGATGAAAAGGCTATAATAACAAccagaaaaataaaagatttagtttcaaaattaacccatgatgattttttattagttttgataTCAGGTGGTGGATCGGCACTATTATCGCTACCTAAGGAGCCAATTACTTTGCAAGAAAAAACTACATTAATAAAGAAGTTGGCAAACTCCGGTGCTGATATAAAAGAACTTAACACAGTAAGGAAATGGATCTCTGATATAAAAGGAGGCCAATTAGCCATGCATGCTCAACCTGCACAAATTGTGACCTTAATACTATCTGATGTTGTTGGTGACCCTATAGATATGATAGCAAGTGGCCCTACTGTTCTTCATGATGATAACCCCATGgacgcaattaatataataaagaatttcaaattatacaatGATATTCCCCTATCAATTAAAACActtttagaagaaaaaaatcatacaaaaacatttccaaatgacaaagttaaaaatattattttagggtCAAACAAATTGAGTATAAGAGCAGCTACATCAAAGgcttatgaattaaattatttacctatTGAACTATCTAATATTGTTACTGGTAATGTAGGGGATTTAGTTCAAGAATATGTGAACTTggtcaaaatattttgtgattttagAAATGGAAATGATAACATCAACAACTTGCAGAGTCAATTGAAAGCCTTAAACATACCAGGCTTCAATTTGAATTTTGCTGAAAACACTAATGAAGTAAGTTCAATTAGGACAAAAGATTTATGTTTAATACTTGGAGGGGAAACAACGGTCAAGGTTAACGGGTCAGGTTTGGGTGGTAGGAATCAACAGTTAGCTTTGGAATTTTCGAAAGCTTTGAGCTCTTCAAGTAATGAATTAAAGGGtcacgaaatatattttctaagtgCCGGAACTGATGGTATTGATGGACCTACCGATGCTGCAGGTGCTATTGGACATTTAAATCTGATTTCTCAATGTAAGGAAGCTAATATTGATGttgatatgtatataaataataatgattcctacattttttatacaaaatttaatagtgGTGAACTACATGTAGTTATAGGGCATACAAACACTAATGTGATGGATATAcacttaatcataataaaaaaaagtatgtaa
- the LOC125073069 gene encoding uncharacterized protein LOC125073069 — protein sequence MTEEHIGFLYNAASVIAQKEVNDSYNKLRSYYLMRCKEMTRGYGLPKKLFSEKSRCSYCCLDWDSKSQTKIRPFKLSKRQRKRIRCNVKNKAPYKRECLLYSNEMENICSFCKKSIKIPILKPSKTKKLIEDENDEISEDLVKPKNKKVKFKKLKIDEKLQSEVYCKSKIAFSLNKQKNTLPSSVKVKAKIIKNSKKKKDKFAGLCQTAVIAATKLKQEKEKENKLNLFLKPSL from the exons ATGACTGAAGAGCATATTGGTTTCCTATATAATGCGGCCTCAGTAATTGCTCAAAAAGAAGTAAACGACAGTTATAATAAGTTGCGAAGTTATTATTT aATGCGATGTAAAGAAATGACTAGAGGTTATGGATTACCTAAAAAGCTGTTTTCTGAAAAAAGTAGATGTTCATATTGTTGTCTTGATTGGGACAGTAAGTCTCAAACAAag ATAAGaccttttaaattaagtaaacgGCAAAGAAAAAGAATTCgatgtaatgttaaaaataaggcACCATATAAAAGAGAGTGTTTGCTTTATAGCAATGAAATG GAAAATATCTGTTCATTTTGTAAAAAGAGTATAAAAATTCCTATATTGAAACccagtaaaacaaaaaaactaatagAGGATGAAAATGATGAAATTTCTGAGGATCTAGTAaagcctaaaaataaaaaagtaaaatttaaaaaattaaaaatagacgaGAAGCTCCAGTCGGAAGTATATTGTAAATCCAAAATtgcattttctttaaataaacagaaaaacaCCTTACCAAGTAGCGTAAAAGTTAAggcaaagataataaaaaatagcaagAAAAAAAAGGACAAATTTGCTGGCCTCTGTCAAACAGCAGTAATTGCAgctacaaaattaaaacaagaaaaagaGAAAGAGAATAAACTTAATCTCTTTCTTAAAccgtcattataa
- the LOC125073066 gene encoding DNA replication licensing factor Mcm6 — protein sequence MDVADTYATQSQVKDEVGVRCQKLFQDFLEEFKEDNELKYEKQAKELLKPELSTLEVSFDDVEKYNQNLATTIIEEYYRIYPFLNQAILNYVLSLADSSMKKDLQDKECYISFVDVPTRHKVRELTTAKIGTLIRISGQIVRTHPVHPELVLGTFVCLDCQTVIKNVEQQFKYTIPTICRNPVCANRRRFMLDADKSIFVDFQKIRIQETQAELPRGCIPRSLEVILRAEAVESVQAGDRYDFTGTLIVVPDVGSLSLPGAKAELTTRTRMANEGQMEGIKGLKALGVRELHYKTAFLACSVQATSRRFGTGDLATDDLTTEDMRKQMTDKEWDKVYEMSRDRNLYNNLITSLFPSIHGNNEVKRGILLMLFGGVAKTTIEGTTLRGDINVCVVGDPSTAKSQLLQQVSTMTPRAVYTSGKASSAAGLTAAVVKDEESFDFVIEAGALMLADNGVCCIDEFDKMDPSDQVAIHEAMEQQTISIAKAGVRATLNARTSILAAANPIGGRYDRAKSLQQNVALSAPIMSRFDLFFILIDESSEMVDYAIARKIVDLHCNKEETYDSVYSREDLLRYIAFSRSFKPLITEEAGRLLVEYYGALRAREGGAGGAWRITVRQLESMVRLAEAMAKMHCSGHVSPHHVHEAYRLLNKSIIRVEQPDIHLDEEDPQYEPSMDVDQEISSATPSSESQVNGDQASKKKLTLSFEEYKSLSNMLVVFMRKAEVEAESKGEESSGMHKSAVVSWYLERLVAQGQIESEDELLERKTLVEKVIDRLMYHDQVIIPLQTTGLKSSKSSEQEVEDDPLLVVHPNYVVDT from the exons ATGGATGTAGCAGATACTTATGCCACTCAAAGCCAAGTTAAAGATGAGGTTGGAGTTCGGTGCCAGAAATTGTTTCAAGATTTTTTAGAAga attCAAAGAAGACAATGAACTCAAATATGAAAAACAGGCTAAAGAGCTTCTTAAACCAGAGTTAAGTACATTAGAAGTGAGCTTTGATGATGTTgagaaatataatcaaaacCTAGCGACAACAATAATAGAAGAATATTACAGAATATACCCATTTTTGAACCAggctatattaaattatgtgttaAGTCTCGCTGATAGTAGCATGAAAAAAGATTTACAAGATAAAGAATGCTATATTTCATTTGTCGATGTGCCAACTCGGCATAAAGTGAGAGAATTGACAACTGCCAAAATTGGTACCTTAATAAGGATATCAGGACAGATTGTGAGGACACATCCCGTCCATCCTGAACTTGTGTTAGGTACATTTGTGTGTTTGGATTGCCAGACTGTCATTAAAAATGTTGAACAACAGTTTAAG TACACAATACCAACAATATGTCGAAATCCTGTATGCGCGAATCGTCGTCGTTTTATGCTGGATGCTGATAAATCAATTTTTGTTGACTTCCAAAAGATTCGCATTCAGGAGACACAGGCGGAGCTGCCTAGAGGATGCATACCTCGTTCACTTGAAGTTATTTTAAGAGCTGAGGCTGTGGAGTCTGTGCAG GCAGGAGATCGTTATGATTTCACAGGAACACTTATAGTTGTCCCAGATGTGGGGTCTCTGTCTTTACCTGGTGCTAAAGCAGAACTCACAACAAGAACAAGAATGGCTAATGAAGGTCAAATGGAAGGCATTAAAGGACTTAAGGCTTTAGGAGTCCGAGAGTTACATTATaa GACAGCATTTTTAGCCTGTAGTGTTCAAGCTACTTCAAGACGCTTTGGTACTGGCGATTTAGCTACTGATGATCTAACTACTGAAGATATGAGGAAGCAAATGACTGACAAGGAATGGGATAAG gtgTATGAAATGTCAAGAGATCGTAATCTGTACAACAATCTCATCACAAGTCTATTTCCAAGTATACACGGTAATAATGAAGTCAAGAGAGGTATACTGTTGATGCTGTTTGGAGGTGTCGCGAAAACTACTATCGAAG GCACGACGCTGCGCGGCGACATCAACGTGTGCGTGGTGGGCGACCCCAGCACGGCCAAGTCGCAGCTGCTGCAGCAGGTCAGCACCATGACGCCGCGCGCCGTCTACACCAGCGGGAAGGCGTCCTCGGCCGCCGGCCTCACCGCCGCCGTCGTCAAG GACGAGGAATCTTTCGATTTCGTTATAGAAGCGGGTGCGCTGATGTTAGCTGACAATGGCGTGTGTTGTATCGATGAATTCGACAAAATGGACCCCAGCGATCAAGTCGCTATCCACGAGGCTATGGAACAACAGACGATTTCTATAGCAAAG GCAGGAGTACGAGCGACTTTAAACGCGAGAACCTCCATCTTAGCCGCAGCTAACCCTATCGGCGGTCGATACGACCGAGCTAAGTCATTACAACAGAATGTCGCACTAAGCGCGCCGATCATGTCCCGTTTCGATCTTTTCTTCATACTGATAGACGAAAGCAGCGAAATGGTCGACTACGCTATAGCAAGGAAAATCGTAGACCTCCATTGTAACAAGGAGGAGACCTACGACAGCGTGTACTCGAGGGAGGACCTGCTGCGATACATCGCCTTTTCGAGGTCATTCAAGCCGCTCATTACAGAG GAGGCGGGGCGGCTGCTGGTGGAGTACTACGGCGCGCTGCGGGCGCGCgagggcggcgcgggcggcgcgtggCGCATCACGGTGCGCCAGCTCGAGTCCATGGTGCGCCTCGCCGAGGCCATGGCCAAGATGCACTGCAGCGGACACGTGTCGCCGCACCACGTGCACGAGGCCTATCG ATTGCTTAACAAATCTATAATTCGCGTCGAGCAACCTGACATACATTTGGACGAAGAAGACCCACAGTATGAACCTAGTATGGATGTTGACCAAGAAATATCCAGTGCAACACCAA GTTCTGAGAGTCAAGTTAATGGAGATCAAGCATCAAAGAAGAAATTGACACTATCGTTTGAGGAATATAAATCACTTAGTAACATGCTTGTCGTGTTCATGAGAAAGGCAGAAGTTGAAGCAGAATCAAAAG GCGAGGAAAGTTCAGGCATGCACAAGAGCGCCGTCGTGAGCTGGTATCTGGAGCGACTTGTGGCGCAGGGACAAATAGAAAGCGAAGACGAACTACTGGAGAGGAAGACCCTAGTTGAGAAGGTCATCGACAGGCTCATGTACCAT GACCAAGTAATAATTCCACTGCAAACAACAGGCCTTAAATCAAGCAAGTCATCAGAGCAAGAAGTGGAAGATGACCCACTCCTGGTTGTCCATCCTAATTATGTTGTTGACACTTAA